One window of Papaver somniferum cultivar HN1 chromosome 9, ASM357369v1, whole genome shotgun sequence genomic DNA carries:
- the LOC113312568 gene encoding auxin-induced protein 15A-like, with product MKSSVKKLAKKVKIGARGGSVDGKHSPHFELLLSDHYEDSSPATTPTGTLALYVGEERQRFVVPTGFLSHPLFKMLLEKTQAEFGYEQRNGLVIPCRVSTFEEVVSVIECCHGQFDIARLVDEISC from the coding sequence ATGAAATCATCAGTTAAGAAACTAGCAAAGAAAGTGAAGATAGGTGCCCGAGGAGGATCAGTTGATGGTAAGCATTCGCCGCACTTCGAATTATTACTTAGTGATCATTATGAAGATTCATCTCCGGCGACAACTCCAACGGGCACGTTAGCTCTATATGTAGGAGAAGAAAGACAAAGATTTGTAGTTCCAACTGGATTTCTTTCTCATCCGTTGTTTAAAATGTTGTTAGAGAAAACACAAGCTGAATTCGGATATGAACAAAGAAATGGATTAGTTATTCCATGTAGGGTCTCTACCTTTGAAGAAGTTGTTAGTGTGATCGAATGTTGTCATGGACAGTTTGATATTGCAAGGTTAGTTGATGAAATCTCATGCTAA
- the LOC113312567 gene encoding germin-like protein 9-3, with amino-acid sequence MASTLVMYVMICLVLGFLSSPIAQAGDPDIITDFIIPANATLDGSSFTYTGIRNLYGTHPPPTFRLTKAGMKEFPALNGQSVSMAILDYPAGSVNPPHTHPHSAELLFVVQGCPDVGFIDTTNVLFTQTLEAGDMFIFPKGLVHFQYNNDTESAAAVSMFGSANARTVSVPTSVFTTDIDDEILAKSFKTDVATIQKIKAGLAPNPK; translated from the coding sequence ATGGCTTCAACTTTGGTTATGTATGTCATGATCTGCTTAGTTCTTGGCTTTCTCAGCTCTCCAATAGCCCAAGCAGGTGATCCTGATATCATAACTGATTTTATTATCCCGGCAAATGCAACCCTTGACGGGTCTTCATTCACATACACCGGAATACGAAATTTGTATGGAACTCATCCCCCACCCACCTTCAGGTTGACAAAAGCTGGCATGAAAGAATTCCCTGCCTTGAATGGACAGAGTGTTTCCATGGCTATTCTTGATTACCCTGCCGGTTCGGTTAACCCTCCTCACACCCATCCTCACTCTGCCGAGCTCCTTTTCGTCGTTCAAGGTTGCCCTGATGTAGGTTTCATTGACACCACTAACGTGCTCTTTACCCAAACACTCGAAGCTGGAGACATGTTTATTTTTCCCAAAGGACTTGTTCATTTTCAATACAACAATGACACAGAATCAGCCGCCGCTGTTTCTATGTTCGGTAGTGCAAATGCTAGAACAGTGTCAGTTCCTACGAGTGTGTTCACCACAGATATCGATGATGAAATTCTTGCCAAGTCGTTCAAGACAGACGTTGCTACAATTCAGAAGATCAAAGCTGGTCTTGCACCAAATCCCAAATAA
- the LOC113307763 gene encoding uncharacterized protein LOC113307763 has translation MWIRSLGTTVSQQVKKNICEYLLLTKVSSISFYSSVSVANTSEIKNSSSFIVISYLINSGGLSENEAISVSKKIHFETTSKPDSVISLLESYGFTKPCISKLITKRPSILSSEPEISLKPKFDFFISKGISGIGLAKFISSDPRILRESLTTQIIPVFDILKGNVHCDENVITILRRHPWILGNKLGIKNMMLNIELLRDEGVPQSNISRFLIEQPRSSTVTTVKFKEIIEEVKSMGFDPSKTAFLPAIQTLTGMSKSTWEKKMNAYKGWGWSEDVIMNAFKHQTQCMGTSEKKITLTMDYLVNQMGWSSSLIASHPVVFSYSLEKRIIPRCSVYRILTSKGLVKNQFAMSSLIIMPEKAFSMKFVKEYAEEVPELLNVYQGKFNSQELPNSSASGRLSEGK, from the coding sequence ATGTGGATTCGTTCTCTTGGAACCACAGTATCTCAGCAGGTAAAGAAGAACATCTGTGAATATCTTCTTCTTACCAAGGTTAGTTCCATATCCTTCTATTCCTCTGTGAGTGTTGCTAATACTTCTGAAATTAAGAACTCTTCTTCTTTTATTGTAATATCATACCTAATTAATTCAGGTGGATTATCAGAGAATGAAGCTATTTCTGTTTCCAAGAAAATCCATTTTGAAACAACATCAAAACCAGACTCAGTTATTAGTCTACTTGAAAGCTATGGATTTACCAAGCCTTGCATTTCAAAACTCATTACTAAGAGACCATCTATACTCTCATCTGAACCAGAGATATCCCTTAAACCCAAGTTTGATTTTTTCATATCTAAAGGGATTTCTGGAATTGGCCTAGCAAAATTCATCTCCAGTGACCCACGTATTCTTAGAGAGAGCCTAACAACCCAAATAATCCCAGTATTTGATATCCTCAAGGGCAATGTTCAttgtgatgagaatgtaattacCATCCTCAGACGCCACCCATGGATTCTTGGGAACAAGTTAGGTATCAAAAACATGATGCTCAACATTGAGCTTTTGAGAGATGAAGGTGTCCCTCAATCCAATATTTCGAGGTTCTTAATCGAGCAACCAAGATCATCTACGGTAACCACTGTTAAATTCAAGGAGATTATAGAAGAGGTTAAGTCTATGGGATTCGATCCTTCAAAAACTGCATTTCTTCCTGCTATCCAGACGTTGACAGGAATGAGCAAATCTACCTGGGAAAAGAAGATGAATGCATATAAGGGATGGGGTTGGTCAGAAGACGTAATTATGAACGCATTTAAGCATCAAACTCAGTGTATGGggacttctgagaaaaagataaCCTTGACCATGGATTACCTTGTGAATCAAATGGGTTGGAGCTCATCTCTTATCGCTAGCCACCCAGTGGTTTTTAGTTATAGCTTGGAGAAGCGGATCATACCCAGGTGTTCAGTTTACAGAATTTTAACTTCCAAAGGTCTGGTTAAGAATCAATTTGCCATGAGTTCACTTATAATTATGCCAGAGAAGGCTTTCTCAATGAAGTTTGTAAAAGAGTATGCTGAGGAAGTTCCAGAACTGTTGAATGTCTATCAAGGAAAGTTTAATTCCCAAGAATTGCCTAACAGTAGTGCCTCTGGAAGGTTATCAGAAGGAAAATAG
- the LOC113310104 gene encoding uncharacterized protein LOC113310104 — MAGAVSKEDVRAGAEIVYGPEACYNQTMEFFQELGFPKGVLPLTDLVECGRVPETGFVWMKQKAPYEHFFESTSTRVSYSIEVTAYVEKNKMRKMTGVKSKQMFMWVPITEMIINEDPAKKKIYFKTPMGIGRSFPITAFMTEEEKEKFLLENNVIT; from the coding sequence ATGGCAGGTGCTGTGTCGAAGGAAGATGTGCGAGCCGGTGCTGAAATTGTATATGGTCCTGAAGCATGTTACAATCAAACAATGGAATTTTTTCAGGAGCTAGGATTTCCAAAAGGGGTACTTCCATTGACAGATCTTGTAGAATGTGGACGAGTTCCAGAGACGGGTTTTGTTTGGATGAAACAGAAAGCCCCATATGAGCATTTCTTTGAATCCACAAGTACTCGGGTTAGTTACTCGATTGAAGTTACAGCTTACGTCGAGAAAAACAAGATGAGGAAAATGACCGGCGTCAAAAGCAAACAAATGTTCATGTGGGTACCGATCACTGAAATGATTATTAATGAAGATCCAGCTAAAAAGAAGATTTATTTCAAGACACCCATGGGAATCGGACGTTCTTTCCCAATTACGGCTTTCATGACTGAAGAAGAGAAGGAGAAGTTTTTGCTGGAGAACAATGTCATTACTTGA
- the LOC113310103 gene encoding uncharacterized protein LOC113310103, with protein sequence MADLNKEEEEPESRQVGGAEYSWCRAVPGGTGTTVLALLLSKPIDITILQKSLHKLQINHPILRAKLTSYQPNTYSFLIPSSPHVQIQSFDSTATSNLLQKLANSENNLSSFHRILEHELNLNVWAESGFGGSGSESEEVEDEDELDLFYATLYTLQEKWVLVFRIHTSICDRTSAVTLLNEFLGLIGEDVVDMGIEDEVNLAIEDLIPSGKATKPFWARGANLVGYSLNAFRFSNLDFVDTVSMPRSSGVVRLQLTTDETERLLAGCQARGIKMSGAIAAAGMIAAYSLKELPDYQWEKYAVVTFVDCRKILDPPLESHHLGFYYSGVLNTHDVNGGAELWELASKCYVALTNSLEANKHFTDMADLNYLMCKAIYNPSLTPSSSLRTSFIAVFEDPVFNNSSDLHQKLGLEDYIGCASIHGVGPSIAVFDTIRNGALDCECVYPMPLHSREQVQKLIDKMKRVLIEGSY encoded by the exons ATGGCGGAtctaaacaaagaagaagaagaaccagaatCAAGACAAGTCGGAGGAGCAGAATATAGTTGGTGTAGAGCTGTACCAGGAGGAACAGGTACTACAGTATTAGCTCTCCTTTTATCAAAACCTATAGACATAACAATTCTTCAGAAATCTCTTCATAAACTTCAAATTAATCATCCAATTCTTCGTGCTAAGCTCACTTCTTACCAACCTAATACTTACTCTTTCTTAATTCCTTCATCACCTCATGTTCAGATTCAATCATTTGATTCTACAGCAACTTCTAACCTTCTTCAAAAATTAGCTAATTCTGAGAACAATTTATCATCGTTTCATCGGATTCTTGAGCATGAATTGAATCTAAATGTATGGGCAGAATCAGGATTTGGAGGATCAGGATCAGAGTCTGAAGAGGTTGAGGATGAGGATGAATTGGATTTGTTTTATGCTACATTGTATACATTACAAGAGAAATGGGTTTTAGTGTTTCGTATTCATACTTCTATTTGTGATAGAACTTCGGCTGTGACGCTACTTAATGAGTTTCTAGGGTTAATCGGAGAGGATGTGGTTGATATGGGAATTGAGGATGAGGTTAATTTGGCAATTGAAGATCTTATACCTAGTGGGAAAGCTACTAAACCATTTTGGGCTCGTGGTGCTAATTTGGTTGGGTATTCACTGAATGCATTTAGGTTTTCGAATTTGGATTTTGTTGATACTGTTTCGATGCCTAGATCTTCTGGTGTTGTGAGGTTGCAGTTGACAACTGATGAAACAGAACGACTTCTTGCT GGATGCCAGGCAAGAGGAATTAAAATGAGTGGAGCCATCGCAGCTGCTGGAATGATAGCAGCATATTCATTGAAAGAGCTCCCTGATTATCAATGGGAGAAGTATGCTGTTGTGACTTTTGTGGATTGTCGTAAAATTCTGGATCCACCTCTCGAAAGCCATCACCTTG GATTCTACTACTCTGGGGTTCTAAACACCCATGATGTGAACGGAGGAGCTGAACTGTGGGAACTAGCAAGTAAATGCTATGTGGCGTTAACAAATTCTCTGGAGGCAAATAAGCATTTTACAGACATGGCTGACCTTAACTACCTCATGTGTAAGGCAATTTACAACCCTAGCTTGACTCCATCTTCATCCTTGAGAACGTCATTCATTGCAGTCTTTGAGGACCCTGTGTTCAACAATTCTAGTGATTTACATCAGAAACTAGGTCTTGAAGATTACATAGGTTGTGCATCAATTCATGGTGTAGGCCCATCCATAGCTGTTTTTGATACTATTAGGAATGGAGCCCTTGATTGTGAATGTGTGTATCCAATGCCCCTTCATTCAAGAGAACAGGTACAAAAGCTGATTGATAAAATGAAGAGGGTTCTAATTGAGGGTAGTTATTAA